In Silene latifolia isolate original U9 population chromosome 6, ASM4854445v1, whole genome shotgun sequence, the genomic window gatggtgtgacttccatcaggacatcggacacacACGAGAAGAATGCATCCGGCTcgggaaacaggtggcatatcttctaaagaaaggctacttgaaagacttaatccaacagccaaagaacaaaaatgaagaacaaaacaagagagatccaggaaatagcagagaccctcctcctcctccccccatctatgaagtcaaattcataaatggaggatcagaaatctgtggtctgaccagctcagctgccaaaagaatatccagggaaaccagacttcaacctccttccaggtccaagtcattgcccgctattacctttgatgactcatACCTGcaaggaatatcagatctacatcatgacagcctggtaatcaccatgcaaatcggcacagcaaaggtatcaagaatcctgatagacggaggcagttcaatcaacctggtgatgcttgacgtccttaaagctatgaagatagacgaagggaagatcatcaagaaatccagcgtcctggttggattcagtggagaaacaaagaacaccttgggagaaatcagcctgcctacctatgtggaaggcgtggcttcatatgagagatttggagtaatggattgcctatcctcatataatgtaatcctgggcagaccatggatccacaatgtcaaagcaatcccatcaacgtaccatcaatgcgtgaaaattccaacagaatgggggataaccaccatcagaggagaacaaaggacggctcaggaatgttacactcaggctttgaaaccctcaaagtcaggtaagtcccttgcatagcaattaaagtcacctgtcagggaagaatatgtagcacaatcacaaatggaaacaggagaagtcatattagatccagaattccctgacaggaaagtacttgtagggtcagatgcacccgactcaatcagaccaaacctggtcagctttctcaaaactaaaatgtcttgttttgcttggtcacattttgatatgactggtatagatgcgatgttattactcataagttaaatattgacaaatcctttaagcacagaaaagagaagaaaattcgctgcagagatgcatgaaatcatcaaccaagaagttgacaagctactagacatgggaatgatcagggaagtaatgtacccgatcggcttgcaaacgtagtagtcgtccaaaaaaaaatggcaaatggagagtctgtgtagactacaccgacttgAATAAAGCCTcgcccaaagatccatttccccgcCACACATcgacgcaatggtagatgccactgcagccacgaaatgttaacatttatggatgcctcCCGGATTCAATCGAGATAAAAATGCACCAGAGACCAGGAAAGCACATgactttcatcactgaaagaggtatatattgttatcttgctatgccctttggattaaaaatgcggtgcaacctaccaaaggctagtcaacatgatgttcaaagatctgataggagacaccatggaagtctacatagatgacatggtagtcaaatcaaaaaaggcagaagaccacgttaAAGACACGGAAGTAGCCTTTTaaatattggaaaaattcaatatgaagctcaacccacaaaaatgccacttgagtCTCGGCGAGGCAAAttctgggctacatggtgacaaaaagaggaatagaagccagccctgaacagatcaaagctatcctggagctagaaccaccaaaaacagtcaaagacatacaaaagctgactggaagaatagcggccctgaacagattcatttcaagatcatcagaaagatgcaaatcgttttataacctgctaaggaagaacaaggactttcaatggaccccgatcatcagccgcctttgaagacacgaaaatatatctatcctctcccccttgctggcaaaaccagtcaaagatgaaccccgataAAGTATAATCGATCCACACTAAATTGTCAGTGCGatcctggtcaaagaagcagacggacaacaaagacaccactgtctattatgtaagtaaaagtctctggatgcgagagatcggtatggcctactagaaaaatatgttttagctttaattatgagttgcacaaaattaagaccatattttgaaagtcaccctataatagtcagaaccaatcttcctatcaaatctgtacttaggaaaccgtaattgtccggacgaatgtgcaaatggtcatccactaagcacatacaatataacattcGAACCAAGGACAAacgcaattaagtcacaagcactagcagactttgtggctgattttagtccgaccctagaacctgacctaataaaagaagtgaataaactgaccagcgaccaaacagacctagaatggaccctatttgtcgatggagcagccaacacgaggggcacaggcctaggagtagtactaaaatcgccacagggggataagatagtacaggctataagctgtgcatttgaggccaccaacaatgaggcagaatacgAAGCCACgatagccggattaaaggtatgtgttgaccttggtgtgcaaaacttaAAGGTACGTCGATTCCCTCCTcatctccaaccaagtaaatgggatatatcttgcaaaagaccccaaaatgatgctttatctagatgttgttcaaatgctaaaatcaaaatttaaaatttttaatattgaccaaattcagGGGATTTAAAtaccaggccgatgccttagccggcctaggatccaactttagtccccttgatttcgacaaaatacccatcgtgcatttattagaacctgcaataaataaacaagatgagagtttcccaatctacattgctaattcttggacaaaaccctactatgactggctacaacagggaatccttcccttaaataagcaagatgccagagcactaaaaataaaagccgcttcatatactattattgacaacgtgctttttaagaaatcgcaggctgggccCTACCTCGGATGCCGGAACCACAGGAAGCGAGCAGATATTATCGTAAATCCATGAAGGAtcttgtggaaatcacaaaggtggaagaagcctggcaagcaaagtactcaaaacaggttattattggcctaccttgagagccgattgcctggattttagctctaaatgcaaagcttgtcagattcacggaccatatatccatgaCCATCCGAGGAACTACATTCTATATCCGCAccatggccatttatgaagtggggcatggatatagtaggaaaactacctcaagcgcccggacaaaaggttttcatgttagcaatgactgattacttctccaaatggatagaagctgaatcatacaggcaagttaAGGAGAAGGACGTCATAGCATTCattaaacacaacatcatatgtagatatggcatcccctctgaaatagtatgtgataatggcacgcaatttgtgggaaaaagaacagcagccttctgtgctcaatggaacatcagctgcataaagaaaaagctggaaaaaaggaaaggcagatgggctgaagaactccccctggtcctttgggctgacagaaccacgccaaaaacatccacaggccaaaccccctactccttggtctatggatgtgaagcagtaatcccagctgaagtggacattccatcagccagatatagcctggacttaacagaagagctaagagatgcagcgagcatcagattagcagcataccagcaaagagttgcgagaagctacaacaagactgtcaaagccagggtattcagggtaggagatcttgttCTCGGGAAAGTATTCCAacacacaaaagaaaagaatctttggcaaattggccccaacacGGGAAGGCCCCTAtcgattgattcaatagtcggccggggagcttatagattacgagacccggacggcgaaatgatcccaagagcctggaatattacacatttaaaattatttcacatatagaatatatcgcacaatccaggtataactttttactttaaacacttcttgcatgaaaactacatgtatgatacttgcgagttataagaataaatgccgtatatgatttcttcaaattatgtgcccaagtacttatctatattctcatatttacttagtgaaatcttcaacacttgttttacatattgcatcttatttaaaacaaatcttaaagattgggggccacccccaccaaatatTCAACTGATATCCAAAATTGAGTTGCAAAAACAGCctttaaatattgagctcaacataacatacaaacctggaaaatctattcctagactgtatgacataaatgggtcataagccctccagacaggcaagggacataagccctccagacaggcaacaaccccacccataacacattaaacGGCAGATCCAAAGACAAAACGGCCCGATCCGATCGAAAAAGCGGCTCGATTGGTCGAATAAGCGGCGGATCCAAGACATGTCCAACATCACAAAAGtaccttgtcaaaacacaaaaagaaacaaaacaaagaccaaatatttattcacccaaaataattggtcctacctaataaccatccattccagggacatcccccctggatgagccaaaaattttttgatatactctaaatattcattccagggacattccccctggatagaccaaaacccaaaagaaaaaactaagttatttttgagccgagaatcgactcacaaccatccaccatttccgatcaccggactttgccttggaaggaggagaatccacttcttcttcttgacccatcttgCCAAATCGGATACCGAGCGTCCAAAGccatctcatcccggtccggattcaGTTAGCCCGGTCGATTCTCGGAtctctcatagcatcaacccggcctttcccgaagaaaCTTGAGCAAAGATCGCCCAACCGCGCCTCCACCAACTCCTTTTCAGCAGCAAGCTCCTCGTTTTTCCTTAattgatcctgcattgcctgcttctcagcttccaactcttgcctgacagcCTTCTCAGCATTCTTTGCAGCTACCTCACAAACTACAGCAGCCCTGACCGCCTCCTTAGCTGTCCCCAACTGAGATTGAAGTaccacttcattacccctggatgtgtgcaggtcacggtttagcctatccagcttttcctccaaattagTAACCTTGGCATGGGCGTCCCTAAGCCGACAAGCGAGCTTGACCGGCATCCAACCCCTACAtacatacaaaatcaattagccaaatacaagataaaacaaaaagcacataaacaattaaaaatatccctttacaactaacctccctagcctgggaagcaagttcagcagcccttgttacaagagaagtcaaaatagaaaccaccctggtagacgactcaagggtactagcagacaatagctggtcgctcatctttgcagaaaactcatctatccgagcccgggcatcatccatgtcatcaatcctagtaggcacttgccttatactcctgagtGGCTGAGCCGGGATAGGCTGTTTCTCTCCTTCCTCCTCTGCCAAGATAACAGCTTCCCTCTTTCTTTTCTGAGCCTGGACAATCTCCGGTGAAATTACCCTGGGAGGATCTTGAAGAGGCTGAATCTCAgaaaccaggatatcaagcgttttgtcgctcccactagcttcctggctcttggactgttcagcaatcctagcaaccccagccttcaaatcctttgcagaaaagctggccagcctagcagaagacctaaatactgaatatataaaaaatatacgtGAATATCAAGCAAAGAACGACAGGAAGATAACGGCCAACATAAAAGCATacagaagacgtacaggaaagagcaaagagaactaggcttgcctttgggtactcgacctgatcggcttggtcttcatataccggggcaacaattccCTGCCCAAACAAGCTGGCCaagtcctctcttcctcaggaatagagaggaaagcatctatccttgcaatagcctcctcgtcaagaggatcatgattccaatcaggagctacaaacattACAAGAACAAAATATACAGGTAAGACTTATATGCCTCACTCTCATTCAATATAACTACAaattaagagtacaggaaacctaccactctccaaaggaggatatctcagataatcaaagcctgatcccagtCTCGGTCcaggataaacaggaaagtctttgcccaactcttgtcatctccggagtccaggttagtaattaatggagacatctttgacttaattctcaaattaaaacgaccaacaACGCTGGATTTTTaaaatgatatactgccttgatatcattaagagtaatcacaagattgtgtttagcacataaattttctatggaatgaacaagtttccaaaccatcggcataatctgaaaaggtgacacctccatagcacgaatggtgtcaatcattaagggagtaaaaggtaacttacagcctgctttgaatgcccattcgaaaatacagaaccaaccaggtgacacccagttagctctgactggacaagactcaggaatccatacctcagtcgactcaggaattattttcttctcccttagtatcttgtcataatttgttttcaataagttctcttcaggaaagtaaggatccaaagattgaagagCAGTAAAAACAGAATAATCCGATACTTGAAAGCCACAAAGACGAGCGGGAGGGTCAATTTCCCTTACCTCCTCCTCTTGGATGTCTACGTGGGTTCGTGCTCAACAGAAGACAAACTCTCTCGGGATGCGGGGacgtttttggctcccatatttcTAAGTGTTTGATTTATTATGATTGAAATTGTCGAGAAAATACAAAATAGCGTAACAGGATTTCGAGAAGAAGGGAAGAATTTGGAAGAATTTGGAAGAATATTCAAagaaagaaagtggaggaaatttggtgaaaaataaccttgccctaaataccgtatttataggagatgaataacggcatgaaaaacctaggaattgcaaaactgtcagcatgatgtcacttagccgttgcagtgttcaacggtaagtaggagtctaagagtcactgaataaatatgactcttcttattgtttaacccggtaaagttgacatctcaccccggCCGGATCCaaagacgggtaaaatgtcaaggggcaattgttaggcccagtttagcctggtcgaCCATAACCGGCCCGACTTAACAAGGCCGATTGATTAAGAcgaggaccggacaaatctaatgTTATctagtttgttgagaaatattataACAAGCGGgccactaaatcctggaagaagagTCGATGGTCGGTATGGAATAGCTTGGCGAGTATTGAAGTatttggattaagaagataaaacaAGAAATATAATTGTATAAGTCAAATAaccgtgccctattctcaaggaagaccaagtccaaacttAAAACTATATAATCTATGAATGTGAACGGAAAGAAGAGGAAAGGCTATAAATTGGTTGAGATTGGAACGGGTCAAGCGAGTAaatagggagcatgccctattaatccggcaacagctCCTATAATGGAGAAAGACGTTGAAGAAAAAGGCAACGGTagcatttgtagaactataaatagcagaatctaacaattgtaaaggCATTCAATCTTAGTCAATTAATTTACACTTTATCTCTTTTTATTCTTGAATATTCAGATATACATACAATATTGTACTCGGTTTATCAAGATAATAAAAACGTTATTCCTTATACTTAAATCTTCCTTTGTTATTTACTCGTATTATTCCagtcatatagaactagataccctgattactatataatcaagccggatccttccaggaaaatcctgctaaaacaatatgTGTAACAATGTGGTAACTCTATGAAATCACACAATAAGTAAATATACGAATCTAATATACATTTAAAGATTTGATTATTGTGTGAGTAATGTGTACATTTGATATGTGAATTATTCCCTTGTACATGATTTTATAAGATTCTCTCATATGTTTGATTATAGAATCAACATGTATAGGATATAAATATCCCGATAGCATACATCTATGGCCAAATTTATGATATGTTCTTTGATTACACCAGAGAGATTAACATACTTATATTTGCAATATACTTGAGACTGTGATTAATTATTGATCATTAGTAATGGGATAATGTATTCTACCAAATGTTATTCGGGGTGATATTATGATACAATGATGGAGTAAAGACATATTTGATATATTATCGTGGGTAAAAACTATGAAAGTCTCCAGAAGAGCATATGTAGTGTTACCTATGGGAACACATTTTGAAATAATGGAAATCCAAAAAAGTTAATGAAAGATTAAATTCTTTCAAATCacaaaaagataaaagaaaaataaCAAGTCTCATCTAATTGTTTTAACATTTTGCTGAAGCAAATATGGTATTATATAATAAAAATGAGTATAAGGATAATGGCGATGTCGCCTATAGTGGTCAAGCATGTGAACATGGATATCATCGAGTTTGATACatgtattttaaaataaaattcatCCTATCTACAAGAAGTAGGATGGTAATGATTTTGACAATCTTGAAATAGAAGCGAGAATGTGACTATCATATGCATATTATGGAGTAAATAAAGTAAATGGTTTGACAACGCAACCGATTCGGAAGTTACCGAATAACCCACCATCCCTGAAGGGTAGATTTGACTTCTAAATTGATATGATCATCGAAATAATAAATGCTATATATTTTAAGCATATAAGAATAAAATGATCCGTTTGCATAAAATTATGATACTATAAAGTGCATTGAAAAGATTTGATAAGAACTTTAGAAGTCAACAATGTATATGCAGACAATTATGCTTATTGGTCATATGATATTAACTATAAAATACTTACTCATAGTGTAATAATATAGTTCAATTCCCTGAAGGAATAATATTATTGATAAGTCTTGCTTAAATATATAAAACATCATTTTGTGTCttatgtcacatcatttatctggCCAGATGGAAAATAAAACTAATTTGAATTTATATGGTACAAATATAGCTAACCAGAAGGTTAGGATGATGAGTATAGTTAACTAACAATGTGGCGTATAAAAATCAAATTTATCGATACACAGCCAAATGAAAAAGCGCCATGAATTATGGGCAAATGGAAAGTTGATAAAAACTATTTTTAAAAATGTGATAATTAAGGCCATCCGGGTTCTCATTgtacccgttttgataaaccaGAAGTTTATCTTGAAAAAAAGGATAATAACGTGCTGAAAACTATCTCATTTTGTTTTTAAATTAAGTAAATAACGAGACGCACAAATGAGATTGAGTATGAATTTAATATTGGAGATCTTATTGATAAAATCATCTATTATTGATATTGTAGAAGTGGCCAGAAGTccacaaaagaaaataaaatttcaGTGGTCGGAAGTCCACATATGCTATTTATGAAGCACACTTGATTTTCAAGTGGATGAAGCGATCTCTTTGGGGCATATTTATTTCAGCACATAAAAAAACCAACTGTGTAACATTGAATTCCGCATGTTTTGTTCTCCTAAAGAGAACTAGCTCATTAAACTATATAAAGGATGATATCAAATGTTTTCTAAGGTGGATATGAATGTTTATTGCCCCTTAAATCTATCTAGAATGgatagtttttaccaccttagggggagatTGATATgaaaagctggtaaaaacaaacaTATAGTGTTGATCCCCAATTCAACCTGAAGTTCAATGATTCATTTTCAAAATGAAATACATCAATTAGAGGTTCAGAAAATAAGAATGATGATTTATATTCATTTGGTTATGATGATGTATTTTGATACATACTTACCAGCTTGATTACCTTATCTTATGGTGATACGTTTTATACATTGAAATCTTTGATTTGACTATAAACAGATTTGACTCAATCTAAAGCATATCAAATTATAGATTGGTCATTGAGAGTATATGTAATGAACATTGAGATTCTTGCCACATTGTACATAATCACACATGAAGTGTATAATGACAGTCATATTCGGTTCACATATTAAAAgtttcaaaagaaaaatggcaagcaTATACAGTTGGTACTCATGAAGAGTAACGAAAATTGAATGTCCCTGAAGTGACAAAGATATCTGAATGATAATAGATGGCCTATACATAAAACGTAATGGTACCACAAATATTGAGATTCAGATATCATTGAACATTATTGATAGTATCGAGAAATAAAGAAATTATATTGATACATTTATGAACCGATACATTTTCCGCGCGAAATTTAATGGACCATATAGTGAGGATCTTGTATTTGAAAATGAAAGTCCATTGCAATTGTCGACACAATAGATGATAAGAAATGAGCTCATAGACCTGAAGTCTATCTTGGACATGAAGTCCATCCATGAACATAAACACAGACTCGAAGTCTATCTTGGACCTGCAGTCCATTCATAATCTTGAATATTGAAAAGAATACTGTACAGTTTACATTATTgagtcgtcatcatcatcatgtgcatatagGAAGTAAATTCATCATTTGCATATTATCTTCATATTTTTACATTATTGCATTATCATAGATCGAGTAATTTAGAACCTAGGTAGACATCATATGCATGAACATGGTTGATATCTTTTCTCCTACAAGGATGAATGTATAAGTGGAGATATATACTCACATATTTAAGAACTCCTACATGGTTGATATCTTTTCTCCTAATTATATCAATTGATAGTGTGGTTGATCAATTGAGTTTCCGCagtaattatgattaaatatatGAACCTCTATGCAGTAATTGCGGATATTTAACATCAATGCTCTTGAAGAGTTTATGTGAATTAAGTAAATATCAtctcaacctgaagtttgagaATTTATGAGAATTTACACGATTATATACTTTCTGCTAAGTATGTAAAATAATTCTATGCTCGAGAAGTACCATAATGATCGAAAGAATTATTTATATTCAGAATATCGATCTATAAGATCAGATGATTTAGCGAAGAAAATCACTGAAGATTTCAGATGATTTATTCAATGATCAAGTTGATTCTCAAGAAGAGAACAAATTAATTGATGACtgctacactctttttcccttcgactaaGTTTTTTTTGTACTATtgggtttttcctagcaaggtttttaacgaggtagcatATTAAGTCCATGAATACACTTTATGCATGGTTATATTGTCGTTGATATGATATTTAGTGTACGCCATTAAAGGTATGCTTACTAACGAGAATGGTCGAAATTATATCTAACTATAAGAGTTAGCATATTATTTGAAGTACAGATTCAAGACTCGATATAAATCACCATTAGAGCTTTGAAGAAGTGTGACGATTGAAATGATCAGTGATTCCTATTGGTTGAAGATACCAAGTTATCAAATATGGATTTCAAAGACAATCTTTTTATCACAGCATTGATCAAGTCAGCAAAATTCAAGGATGTAATCATGAGGGGGAGTAAAATACGCGCTGCACTCTTTTTCCCTTAACCATGGTTTTATCCCACTGGTTTTCC contains:
- the LOC141587511 gene encoding uncharacterized protein LOC141587511, translated to MRVRHISLTLFRSSARLASFSAKDLKAGVARIAEQSKSQEASGSDKTLDILVSEIQPLQDPPRVISPEIVQAQKRKREAVILAEEEGEKQPIPAQPLRSIRQVPTRIDDMDDARARIDEFSAKMSDQLLSASTLESSTRVVSILTSLVTRAAELASQAREGLDAGQARLGNEVVLQSQLGTAKEAVRAAVVCEVAAKNAEKAVRQELEAEKQAMQDQLRKNEELAAEKELVEARLGDLCSSFFGKGRVDAMRDPRIDRAN